TGTTATTAAAATTGTATATCTCGGAGGAGCGAAAAAAGGTTGGATTTGGGTGATTCCGATTAGTAAAGAGCATCTGAGCATTGGAGTGGTTGTAAATAATGATCACGTTAAACAAAAGAAAAAACAATTCCAAGATGCTGCAGATTGGAAAAAGGAATATTACTTGGGTGAACTTCAAGAATCCTATTTATACAATACGGTTTTGAAAAATGCAAAAATGGAGCATAAAGTTGCCATGGCCGGTGATTATTCCTATTACTGCGAAAAAAAATATGGTGATAACTTCGCATTAGTTGGTGATGCTGCTGCATTTTTAGATCCAATCTTCTCGAGTGGTATTTATGTTGGAATGAATAGTGCCGAGTTGGTGGCCGATGGAATTGAAGCGAAATTAAAAGGAAAGGGTGATGGAGAGTTGGTGAATGCGTATACTCGAATTACCGGTGCGGTTAACTTACTAGAAAAATTTATCCG
This window of the Bacteroidota bacterium genome carries:
- a CDS encoding tryptophan 7-halogenase, which produces MEKKKNLNLNIVDASGQSTLLGRKLGVKKSYADLDRVATWSHWTNTEFDNPLKEGVIKIVYLGGAKKGWIWVIPISKEHLSIGVVVNNDHVKQKKKQFQDAADWKKEYYLGELQESYLYNTVLKNAKMEHKVAMAGDYSYYCEKKYGDNFALVGDAAAFLDPIFSSGIYVGMNSAELVADGIEAKLKGKGDGELVNAYTRITGAVNLLEKFIRLFYTPEALDFSKMGTPEGLLMFKKYEEAYSIFHYLLAGDFFTNYQKYSDFIDIIKDEKSMAKFENLINHAEIPQSCGEEFEKMYGEMTHQIEFDHKAFE